In Candidatus Sulfotelmatobacter sp., the following proteins share a genomic window:
- a CDS encoding efflux RND transporter permease subunit, translating to MNLSALFIQRPVMTTLVMIGVLLFGIVGYTQLPVNDLPNVDYPVISVNANLSGASPETMASAVATPLEKQFTTIAGLDAMTSSSALGTTSITLQFTLDRSIDAAAQDVQSAIAKTLRSLPTGIVPPSYQKVNPADQPILYLALTSPLLSLQQLDGYAENILSQRISMVSGVAQVSVFGAQKFAVRIQIDPRALASRGISLEQVSDAINNANVNLPTGILWGPNRTATVQANGQLSNAKEFGEVVVAVRNGAPVRLRDLGDVRDDVQNNKVASWYHGERAIVLAVQRQPGTNTVAVAGAVLQLLDRLRPQFPASVEIHTLYDRSESIRRSVSDVQFTLLLTLVLVVLVIFLFLRNLPATVIPSLALPLSVVGTFAVIKPLGYSLDNLSLMALTLSVGFVVDDAIVMLENIHRHMEMGKPPMRAALDGSREIGFTILSMTVSLVAVFIPVLLMGGLLGRLFHEFAVTISVAILVSGFVSLTLTPMLCSRFLKLDHASGHGRTYQAIEGAYDRSLAFYERTLRWVMDHRRTALAFSLGILLGTVVLFMIVPKGFIPSEDTGRISGTTETAEGTSFDAMVTHQREIAAVISQDPNVETFMSSVGAGGPTSSVNQGRLLLRLKPRNRRKLSADDIIRELQPKLARVPGIRVYLQNPPSISVGGRSSKSQYQFTLQTSDINELYDSSNQLLARLQDVPQLQDVTSDLQIKNPQVSVNIDRDRAAALGVSANDIEQALYDAYGSRQVSTIYTADDQYWVILELKPEFQRDPTALGNLYVPSKNGDLVPLGAVATLASDVGPLTVNHQGQSPAVTISFNLKPGASLGAAVDAVQRVARETLPSNVNTNFSGTAQVFQSSQQGLLWLLLLAVLVIYLVLGILYESFIHPLTILSGLPFAGFGALLTLVIFRTDLSIYAFVGVIMLIGLVKKNAIMMIDFALDAEREQGKSAREAIIQACTVRFRPIMMTTMAALMGTLPIAVGLGAGSESRRPLGLAVVGGLAFSQVVTLYVTPVFYTYLDAFQRRLSRGRSAPRHRAGSSSERVEQPQVQSAG from the coding sequence ATGAACCTCTCGGCCCTCTTCATCCAGCGCCCGGTCATGACCACGCTGGTCATGATCGGCGTGCTGCTGTTCGGCATCGTCGGCTACACCCAGCTGCCGGTGAACGATCTGCCGAACGTGGACTACCCGGTCATCTCGGTGAACGCCAACCTCTCCGGCGCGAGTCCGGAAACCATGGCCTCGGCGGTGGCGACCCCGCTCGAAAAGCAGTTCACGACCATCGCCGGCCTCGATGCCATGACCTCGTCGAGCGCCCTGGGCACGACCAGCATCACCCTGCAGTTCACGCTCGATCGCAGCATCGATGCGGCCGCGCAGGACGTCCAGTCGGCGATTGCCAAGACGCTGCGCTCGCTGCCCACCGGCATCGTGCCGCCCTCCTATCAGAAGGTGAATCCCGCCGATCAGCCGATCCTCTACCTGGCGCTCACCTCGCCGCTGCTGTCGCTCCAGCAGCTCGACGGTTACGCCGAGAACATCCTGTCGCAGCGGATCTCGATGGTGTCCGGGGTGGCGCAGGTGTCGGTGTTCGGGGCTCAGAAGTTCGCGGTGCGGATTCAGATCGACCCGCGTGCGCTCGCCTCGCGAGGCATTTCGCTCGAGCAGGTGTCGGACGCGATCAACAACGCCAACGTCAACCTGCCGACCGGCATCCTGTGGGGGCCGAATCGAACCGCCACGGTGCAGGCCAACGGCCAGCTCTCGAACGCGAAAGAGTTCGGCGAGGTGGTGGTGGCGGTGCGGAACGGCGCCCCGGTGCGGCTGCGCGATCTGGGCGACGTGCGGGACGACGTCCAGAACAACAAGGTGGCGAGCTGGTACCACGGCGAGCGTGCCATCGTGCTGGCCGTCCAGCGCCAGCCCGGCACCAACACCGTCGCGGTGGCGGGCGCGGTGCTCCAGCTGCTGGACCGGCTCCGACCGCAGTTCCCGGCCTCGGTCGAGATCCACACGCTCTATGACCGTTCGGAGTCCATCCGCCGCTCGGTGAGCGACGTTCAGTTCACCCTCCTGCTCACGCTGGTGCTGGTGGTGCTGGTGATCTTCCTGTTCCTGCGCAATCTGCCGGCCACCGTGATTCCGAGTCTCGCGCTCCCGCTCTCGGTGGTCGGCACGTTCGCGGTCATCAAGCCCCTTGGTTACAGCCTCGACAACCTGTCGCTGATGGCGCTCACCCTGTCGGTGGGCTTCGTTGTGGATGACGCCATCGTCATGCTCGAGAACATCCACCGGCACATGGAAATGGGGAAGCCGCCCATGCGCGCGGCGCTCGACGGCTCGCGCGAGATCGGCTTCACCATCCTCTCGATGACCGTCTCGCTGGTGGCGGTGTTCATTCCGGTGCTCCTGATGGGCGGGCTGCTCGGCCGGCTGTTCCACGAGTTCGCGGTCACCATCAGCGTGGCGATCCTGGTGTCAGGATTCGTCTCGCTGACGCTGACCCCCATGCTGTGCAGCCGGTTCCTCAAGCTCGACCACGCCAGCGGCCATGGCCGTACGTACCAGGCGATCGAGGGCGCCTACGACCGCTCGCTGGCCTTTTACGAGCGAACGCTGCGCTGGGTGATGGACCACCGCCGTACCGCCCTGGCGTTCTCGCTGGGCATCCTGCTCGGCACCGTGGTGTTGTTCATGATCGTGCCCAAGGGATTCATTCCGAGCGAGGACACCGGTCGCATCAGCGGCACCACCGAGACCGCCGAAGGCACCTCGTTCGACGCGATGGTCACGCACCAGCGCGAAATCGCGGCGGTCATTTCGCAGGATCCGAACGTCGAGACCTTCATGTCCTCGGTAGGCGCGGGCGGGCCGACCTCCTCGGTCAATCAGGGCCGCCTGCTCCTGCGCCTCAAGCCCCGTAACCGGCGCAAGCTCTCGGCCGACGACATCATCCGCGAGCTGCAGCCGAAGCTGGCGCGCGTGCCGGGGATCCGCGTGTACCTGCAGAACCCGCCTTCGATCAGCGTCGGGGGACGTTCGTCGAAGAGCCAGTACCAGTTCACGCTCCAGACCTCGGACATCAACGAGCTCTACGACAGCTCGAACCAGCTGCTGGCCAGGCTCCAGGACGTTCCACAGCTGCAGGACGTGACCAGCGACCTGCAGATCAAGAACCCGCAGGTGTCGGTCAATATCGATCGCGACCGGGCGGCGGCGCTGGGCGTCTCGGCGAACGACATTGAGCAGGCGCTCTACGACGCCTACGGGTCGCGACAGGTTTCCACGATCTACACCGCCGACGACCAGTACTGGGTCATCCTCGAGCTGAAGCCGGAATTCCAGCGTGATCCCACCGCACTCGGCAACCTCTACGTGCCGTCGAAGAATGGGGATCTGGTCCCGCTCGGCGCGGTCGCCACGCTTGCTTCCGACGTTGGTCCCCTGACCGTGAACCACCAGGGCCAGTCCCCGGCGGTGACGATCTCGTTCAATCTGAAGCCCGGCGCCTCCCTGGGCGCGGCGGTGGACGCGGTGCAGCGAGTGGCCCGCGAAACGCTGCCTTCCAACGTCAACACCAACTTCAGCGGCACCGCCCAGGTCTTCCAATCGAGCCAGCAGGGTCTGTTGTGGCTGTTGCTGCTGGCGGTGCTGGTGATCTACCTGGTGCTCGGCATCCTGTACGAGAGTTTCATTCACCCACTCACGATTCTCTCGGGTCTCCCGTTCGCGGGCTTCGGCGCGCTCCTCACGCTGGTCATCTTCCGCACCGACCTCAGCATCTATGCGTTCGTCGGCGTGATCATGCTGATCGGACTGGTGAAGAAGAACGCGATCATGATGATCGACTTCGCGCTCGACGCCGAGCGCGAGCAGGGCAAGTCGGCGCGGGAAGCGATCATCCAGGCATGCACCGTCCGCTTCCGGCCGATCATGATGACCACCATGGCGGCCCTGATGGGCACCTTGCCGATCGCGGTCGGCCTCGGCGCCGGCTCGGAATCACGCCGGCCGCTCGGGCTCGCGGTGGTCGGCGGACTCGCCTTCTCGCAGGTCGTCACGCTCTACGTGACGCCGGTTTTCTATACCTATCTCGACGCCTTCCAGCGCCGGCTCTCGCGTGGTCGCTCGGCCCCGCGCCACCGCGCCGGCTCGAGCAGCGAACGCGTGGAGCAGCCCCAGGTTCAGTCGGCCGGCTAG
- a CDS encoding ATPase, T2SS/T4P/T4SS family: MSAPPSSPRKNITQILIEAGVVTEPQVQAGLERQRATGKRIGETLVELGYVSEEDIAWALARQLGLSFVDVRADTLDPELVKSFPESTLRRLQVVPLVRSDEQLALAAADPTDPDLVRELERLTGVAVSCVASTPSAIERALDAVWGSRHSRRSHPAPAPPLAQAAKGAAPHFDVVWDKSGDTFFQFHLSRATSAGAHEVHFLGSQSSLRVLHRVGAVLQKVADEPAQLAELVLARLESLGMPPAGEGSSHRVQALECEIGGMEGEILASRLVTNGRLSVTVRLLRDPTDHATLDSLGLEAIDLARLRAVAAEPAGLVLVSGPTGSGCSTTLAALLRELPTEDRRWLVFANHHRRWNSGSGLVEVVSGRLARHWSGIAVVQGADGLVLDDGLSGKRVRRVLGSATHARWVLARTDWEEPFALLEAMSATPEGRALLSRRWHAVIQQRLVSVANSGGASSGGAARRAVFAPLFATDAMRAAILRGANAGELRALAQADGFRLLPDRVRDLVERGELDPGDAARAVS; encoded by the coding sequence ATGTCGGCGCCCCCCTCCAGTCCGCGCAAGAACATCACGCAGATCCTGATCGAGGCCGGCGTGGTGACCGAGCCGCAGGTCCAGGCCGGACTCGAGCGGCAACGCGCCACCGGCAAGCGCATCGGCGAGACCCTGGTCGAGCTCGGCTACGTCTCCGAGGAGGACATCGCCTGGGCGCTGGCGCGCCAGCTCGGTCTCTCGTTCGTGGACGTACGCGCCGACACCCTCGATCCCGAGCTGGTGAAATCGTTTCCCGAATCCACGCTGCGCCGGCTGCAGGTGGTGCCGCTGGTCCGTTCCGATGAACAGCTGGCGCTGGCCGCCGCGGACCCCACCGACCCTGATCTGGTGCGGGAGCTGGAGCGTCTGACCGGCGTCGCGGTGTCGTGCGTGGCTTCGACTCCGAGCGCCATCGAGCGGGCACTCGACGCGGTGTGGGGCTCGCGGCACTCGCGCCGGTCGCATCCGGCCCCCGCGCCGCCGCTCGCGCAGGCGGCGAAGGGCGCGGCACCCCACTTCGACGTGGTGTGGGACAAGTCAGGCGACACCTTCTTTCAGTTCCATCTCAGCCGCGCGACGAGCGCCGGCGCGCACGAAGTGCATTTTCTGGGCTCTCAGAGTTCCCTGCGCGTGCTCCATCGTGTCGGCGCCGTGCTCCAGAAGGTCGCCGACGAACCCGCTCAGCTCGCCGAGCTGGTGCTGGCGCGGCTCGAATCGCTGGGGATGCCGCCCGCCGGGGAGGGGAGCAGCCATCGCGTGCAGGCGCTCGAGTGCGAGATCGGCGGGATGGAGGGCGAGATCCTGGCTTCGCGGCTGGTGACGAACGGCCGGCTCTCCGTGACGGTCCGGTTGCTGCGCGACCCGACCGACCACGCGACCCTCGATTCGCTCGGGCTCGAGGCGATCGACCTTGCCCGCCTGCGCGCGGTGGCGGCCGAGCCCGCCGGCCTGGTGCTGGTCTCGGGGCCGACCGGTTCGGGCTGCAGCACGACGCTCGCGGCGCTGCTCCGGGAGCTGCCGACCGAGGACCGGCGCTGGCTGGTGTTCGCGAACCACCATCGACGGTGGAACTCGGGATCCGGACTCGTCGAAGTCGTGAGCGGGCGGCTCGCGCGCCACTGGAGCGGCATCGCGGTCGTGCAGGGGGCCGACGGACTGGTGCTGGACGACGGCCTCAGCGGCAAGCGGGTGCGCCGCGTGCTGGGCAGCGCGACTCATGCGCGCTGGGTGCTGGCGCGCACCGACTGGGAAGAGCCATTCGCGCTGCTCGAGGCGATGAGCGCGACCCCCGAGGGGCGCGCATTGCTCTCGCGGCGCTGGCACGCCGTGATCCAACAGCGGCTGGTGAGCGTCGCGAACTCCGGCGGCGCCTCATCCGGCGGCGCGGCACGGCGAGCGGTGTTCGCGCCGCTGTTCGCGACCGATGCGATGCGCGCCGCGATCCTTCGCGGCGCGAACGCCGGAGAATTACGAGCGCTCGCTCAGGCCGACGGCTTCCGGTTGCTTCCCGACCGCGTTCGGGACCTGGTTGAGCGCGGCGAGCTGGATCCGGGCGACGCGGCGCGGGCGGTGAGCTGA
- a CDS encoding type IV pilus twitching motility protein PilT, protein MAIDLTAILAFAKDQGASDVHIVPGMAPVLRLRGETRPLEMAPLSPDATRAAIYDLMNDEQKKVFEERHDLDFAFEIPGLSRFRANVLVQRQGVGAVFRLVPSQVKSLEELAMPPVLQQLSQLERGLVVVTGPTGSGKSTTLAAMVDWINSNERLHILTIEDPIEFVHQPKKSVVTQREVGPHTQSFSNALKAALREDPDVILVGELRDLETTQLAITAAETGHLVFGTLHTNSASKTIDRIIDIFPSGQQAQVRTMLSESIEGVVAQTLLPAKDAKGRVAALEVLVGVPALRNLIREDKTAQILSVIQTGAQHGMISLDQHLRELVMQGRLAREVAMKRSSNPKLFEQPAPTSTVSAGVGSGFEPATPAAGVAARPPAAPAAGAPRPAAPSAAGAARPVAPPAARPPATGGMGPPTPPKKPGFFGR, encoded by the coding sequence ATGGCGATCGACCTCACCGCGATTCTCGCCTTCGCCAAGGACCAGGGCGCTTCCGACGTACACATCGTGCCCGGCATGGCGCCGGTGCTTCGCCTGCGCGGCGAGACCCGGCCGCTGGAAATGGCGCCGCTCTCACCCGATGCCACCCGGGCCGCGATCTACGACCTGATGAACGACGAGCAGAAGAAAGTGTTCGAAGAGCGCCACGACCTGGACTTTGCCTTCGAAATCCCCGGGCTCTCGCGCTTCCGCGCCAACGTGCTGGTGCAGCGGCAGGGCGTCGGCGCGGTGTTCCGGCTCGTGCCCTCGCAGGTGAAGTCGCTCGAGGAGCTGGCGATGCCGCCGGTGCTGCAGCAGCTCTCCCAGCTCGAGCGCGGGCTGGTGGTGGTGACGGGCCCGACCGGATCGGGCAAATCCACCACGCTGGCGGCCATGGTGGACTGGATCAATTCGAACGAGCGGCTGCACATCCTGACCATCGAAGACCCGATCGAATTCGTGCATCAGCCGAAGAAGTCGGTGGTGACCCAGCGCGAGGTCGGCCCGCACACGCAGTCGTTCAGCAACGCACTGAAAGCCGCGCTGCGCGAGGATCCCGACGTGATCCTGGTCGGCGAGTTGCGCGATCTCGAGACCACCCAGCTGGCGATCACCGCCGCCGAGACCGGGCACCTGGTGTTCGGAACCCTGCACACCAACTCGGCGTCGAAGACGATCGATCGAATCATCGACATATTTCCGTCGGGTCAGCAGGCGCAGGTGCGCACGATGCTCTCGGAATCGATCGAGGGCGTGGTGGCGCAAACCCTGCTGCCCGCCAAGGACGCCAAGGGCCGGGTGGCGGCGCTCGAGGTGCTGGTGGGGGTGCCGGCGCTGCGCAATCTGATTCGCGAGGACAAGACCGCGCAGATCCTCTCGGTGATCCAGACCGGCGCGCAGCACGGCATGATCAGCCTCGATCAGCACCTGCGCGAGTTGGTGATGCAGGGCCGCCTCGCCCGCGAGGTGGCGATGAAGCGCTCTTCGAATCCCAAGCTGTTCGAGCAGCCGGCGCCGACCTCGACGGTCTCGGCCGGAGTCGGTTCCGGCTTCGAGCCCGCAACGCCGGCCGCGGGCGTGGCGGCGCGCCCGCCTGCGGCGCCGGCGGCCGGCGCTCCCCGCCCTGCGGCTCCGTCTGCGGCCGGCGCGGCTCGTCCGGTGGCTCCACCCGCGGCTCGCCCGCCCGCCACCGGCGGCATGGGGCCGCCGACGCCCCCCAAGAAACCGGGATTCTTCGGCCGATGA
- a CDS encoding PilT/PilU family type 4a pilus ATPase — MTLDELLRQVRERQGSDLYLTAEAPALVRVDGATIAVTERPATADEVEALIRAALSPADQAEFERTHELNTARMIKGVGRFRLNVFRQRGQVGLVARIIPIRLPTADELGLPKALLGLVMQKRGLVLVTGATGAGKSTTLAALVDHRNRNTRGHILTIEDPIEFVHEHQGCVITQREVGVDTASFAAGLKSALRQAPDVILIGEMRDSETVEAAMHFSETGHLVLGTLHANNANQAVERFLNFFPAEHQAQLYAQLALNLRGIVSQRLIPRTSGEGRVAAIEVMLNTPRVADLIAKGEIGALKTAIEDNALDGSQSFDQALFELLRRGEITQDEALRQADSANNLRLRIKMSAGGAPATGAPQFAIRKEEDEAA; from the coding sequence ATGACGCTCGACGAACTGCTGCGACAGGTCCGCGAGCGCCAGGGTTCGGATCTCTATCTCACCGCCGAGGCGCCGGCCCTGGTGCGGGTGGACGGCGCCACGATCGCGGTGACCGAGCGTCCGGCCACCGCCGACGAGGTCGAAGCGCTGATTCGCGCCGCGCTCTCTCCCGCCGACCAGGCGGAGTTCGAGCGGACCCACGAGCTCAACACCGCGCGCATGATCAAGGGCGTCGGGCGTTTTCGACTCAATGTCTTCAGGCAGCGTGGCCAGGTCGGGCTGGTCGCGCGCATCATTCCGATCCGGCTGCCGACCGCGGACGAGCTGGGCCTGCCGAAGGCGCTGCTCGGGCTGGTGATGCAGAAGCGCGGTCTGGTGTTGGTGACGGGTGCCACCGGCGCCGGCAAGTCCACCACGCTGGCGGCGTTGGTCGATCATCGCAACCGGAACACCCGCGGCCATATCCTGACGATCGAAGACCCGATCGAGTTCGTGCACGAACATCAGGGCTGCGTGATTACGCAGCGCGAGGTGGGCGTCGACACCGCCTCGTTCGCCGCGGGCCTGAAGAGCGCCCTGCGCCAGGCGCCCGACGTGATCCTGATCGGCGAGATGCGCGACTCCGAGACGGTCGAGGCGGCGATGCACTTTTCGGAGACCGGGCATCTGGTCCTCGGAACGCTGCACGCCAACAACGCGAATCAGGCGGTGGAGCGATTCCTGAACTTCTTCCCGGCCGAGCATCAGGCGCAACTTTACGCGCAGCTCGCGCTCAACCTGCGCGGCATCGTGTCGCAGCGGCTGATTCCGCGAACCAGCGGCGAGGGCCGCGTCGCCGCGATCGAGGTGATGCTGAACACGCCGCGCGTCGCCGATCTCATCGCCAAGGGGGAGATCGGGGCCTTGAAGACCGCCATCGAGGACAACGCGCTGGACGGCTCGCAGTCGTTCGATCAGGCCCTGTTCGAGCTCCTGCGCCGCGGCGAGATCACGCAGGATGAGGCGCTGCGACAGGCGGACAGCGCCAACAATCTGCGCCTGCGTATCAAGATGTCGGCCGGCGGCGCTCCCGCCACGGGCGCGCCCCAATTCGCGATTCGCAAGGAAGAAGACGAGGCGGCGTAG
- a CDS encoding NAD(P)-binding domain-containing protein — protein MATKVGVLGSGKVGEVLANGFLKHGYEVMRGSRDPAKLAAWKSGAGASASTGTMADTARFGEIVVLAVKGTAAEDAVRQAGPASLAGKVVIDATNPIADAPPTNGVLHYFTTLEQSLMERLQRLAPDARFVKAFNSVGNAFMVNPDFAGIKPTMFICGNDANAKARVQDVLAKFGWEWQDIGGVEGARAIEPLCILWCAPGFNSGQWNHAYKVLRK, from the coding sequence ATGGCCACGAAGGTCGGCGTACTCGGATCGGGAAAAGTCGGCGAAGTTCTGGCGAACGGCTTTCTGAAGCATGGCTACGAGGTGATGCGAGGAAGCCGCGACCCGGCCAAGCTCGCCGCCTGGAAATCGGGAGCCGGAGCGAGCGCTTCGACCGGCACCATGGCCGACACCGCGAGATTCGGCGAGATCGTGGTGCTCGCCGTGAAGGGCACCGCCGCCGAAGACGCCGTCCGGCAAGCCGGCCCCGCAAGTCTCGCCGGCAAGGTCGTGATCGACGCCACCAATCCGATTGCCGACGCGCCGCCCACCAACGGCGTGCTCCACTACTTCACGACGCTCGAGCAGTCACTGATGGAACGCCTGCAGCGCCTCGCCCCCGACGCGCGGTTCGTCAAGGCGTTCAATTCGGTGGGCAACGCCTTCATGGTCAATCCCGACTTCGCCGGCATCAAGCCAACCATGTTCATCTGCGGCAACGACGCCAATGCCAAGGCCCGGGTGCAGGACGTGCTGGCGAAATTCGGCTGGGAGTGGCAGGACATCGGCGGCGTCGAGGGCGCTCGCGCCATCGAGCCGCTGTGCATCCTGTGGTGCGCGCCGGGATTCAACAGCGGCCAGTGGAATCACGCCTATAAAGTCTTGAGAAAGTAG
- a CDS encoding M20/M25/M40 family metallo-hydrolase: MTPDSEDRRTHSGRANHVRSTPAGHSLGVLLTAALVVIAAVPQAQAGASISAPRKQSASAPKEKELAPTALSGDEKKLVEAVDKGLPAAFALLERAVNQNSGTMNFEGVREVGKMFEPELQKLGFTTEWSDGSSWNRAGNLIAKRAAARPEPARRRPGVRDIKGASQDTMAVPHILLIGHIDTVFEKDSPFQRYEKLTDSTASGPGVCDMKGGDVVMLLALQALKSTGALDHMNLSVYLGGDEERAGLPLDLARRDLHQLAETADVAIGFEDGSGDPRTAVVARRGSSSWTLATGGTTYHSSQIFRDDVGAGAIFEAVRILETFRDSLQAQPNLTFSPGTILGGTEVAWDSVASRGTAFGKNNVVADSAIAHGDLRALAIDQRERVKQTMNAIVAAHLPRTRATLTFDEEYPPLSPTDGNRQMLSLYDQASRDLGFGPVEASDPMRAGAADVSFTAFHVGMAMDGVGLKGDGAHSPGETARLNTLQSQAKRAAVLLSRLGAEWGKLRK, from the coding sequence ATGACTCCAGACTCAGAGGATCGGCGCACCCACTCGGGGCGCGCGAACCACGTGCGTTCCACGCCCGCAGGCCATTCGCTCGGGGTTCTCCTGACCGCGGCGCTCGTCGTGATCGCGGCGGTGCCCCAGGCGCAGGCCGGCGCCTCGATTTCCGCGCCGCGCAAGCAGAGCGCCTCGGCCCCGAAGGAGAAAGAGCTGGCGCCGACGGCCCTCTCGGGCGACGAAAAGAAGCTGGTGGAAGCTGTGGACAAGGGGCTGCCGGCGGCATTTGCGCTGCTCGAGCGCGCCGTCAACCAGAACAGCGGCACCATGAATTTCGAGGGCGTGCGCGAAGTGGGGAAGATGTTCGAGCCCGAGCTGCAGAAGCTCGGCTTCACGACGGAATGGAGTGACGGCTCGAGCTGGAATCGCGCCGGCAATCTGATCGCGAAGCGCGCGGCCGCACGACCGGAACCGGCTCGCCGGCGCCCGGGAGTGCGAGACATCAAGGGCGCGAGTCAGGACACGATGGCCGTTCCCCACATCCTGCTGATCGGGCACATCGACACGGTGTTCGAGAAGGACAGCCCGTTCCAGCGTTACGAGAAGCTCACCGATTCGACGGCGAGTGGCCCGGGCGTCTGTGACATGAAGGGTGGCGACGTGGTGATGCTGCTCGCGCTCCAGGCGCTGAAATCGACCGGCGCGCTCGACCACATGAACCTCAGCGTCTATCTGGGCGGCGACGAGGAGCGGGCCGGCCTGCCGCTCGACCTCGCTCGCCGAGATCTGCATCAACTCGCTGAGACCGCCGACGTCGCCATTGGCTTCGAGGACGGCTCCGGGGATCCGCGCACCGCGGTGGTGGCGCGGCGTGGCTCGAGCTCGTGGACGCTCGCGACCGGCGGCACGACCTACCATTCGTCGCAGATCTTCCGCGACGACGTGGGTGCCGGCGCGATCTTCGAGGCGGTGCGGATCCTCGAGACCTTCCGGGATTCGCTGCAGGCGCAGCCGAATCTGACCTTCAGCCCCGGCACGATTCTCGGCGGCACCGAGGTGGCCTGGGATTCGGTCGCCAGCCGCGGCACTGCGTTCGGCAAGAACAACGTGGTCGCCGACAGCGCGATCGCGCACGGCGATCTGCGTGCTCTCGCCATCGATCAGCGCGAGCGCGTGAAGCAGACCATGAATGCGATCGTCGCCGCGCATCTGCCGCGCACCCGTGCGACCCTGACGTTCGACGAAGAGTATCCGCCGCTGTCCCCGACCGACGGCAACCGGCAGATGCTCTCGCTCTACGACCAGGCCAGCCGGGATCTCGGATTCGGTCCGGTCGAAGCCAGCGACCCCATGCGGGCCGGCGCCGCCGACGTCTCGTTCACCGCCTTCCATGTCGGGATGGCGATGGACGGCGTCGGGCTCAAGGGCGACGGCGCGCACTCGCCCGGCGAGACCGCGCGCCTGAATACGTTGCAGAGCCAGGCGAAGCGCGCGGCGGTGTTGCTCTCACGCCTTGGCGCGGAGTGGGGAAAGCTCAGGAAGTAG
- a CDS encoding DUF6165 family protein has protein sequence MLLNVPTAPGEFLDRLTILEIKSERIRDAAKLANVRRELELMRATWAASPLSKRDVAKLVAELKSVNETLWEIEDRIRRKEAERVFDSDFVELARSIYRTNDRRAAIKRELNVALGSEVLEEKFYTPY, from the coding sequence ATGCTGCTCAACGTCCCCACGGCGCCGGGCGAGTTCCTCGACCGGCTCACGATTCTCGAAATCAAGTCCGAACGCATTCGCGACGCGGCGAAGCTCGCCAACGTGCGGCGCGAGCTGGAGCTGATGCGCGCCACCTGGGCGGCCTCGCCCCTCTCGAAGCGCGATGTCGCGAAGCTGGTCGCCGAGTTGAAGAGCGTGAACGAGACGCTGTGGGAGATCGAGGATCGCATCCGGCGCAAGGAGGCCGAGCGGGTGTTCGACTCGGACTTCGTCGAGCTGGCGCGCTCGATCTATCGCACCAACGATCGCCGCGCGGCGATCAAGCGCGAGCTGAACGTCGCGCTTGGCTCGGAAGTGCTCGAGGAAAAGTTCTACACGCCGTACTAG